The nucleotide sequence AAGTTTTAATATTTGTTTTAATTACTCTCATGTAGCTAAATAATTATAGATTCAAGTCTTAAAAATTATTTCTTATTCGATATAAGAAAACGCATCTATAGTTACTGGCCCCTTATCATTTCCTTTATAATGTTCCCCCGTGGCTACAAGCTCTAGTTTATGTAATCCTAGAGGAAGTGTTTTAGTTTGATAAATAATCATATTTTGTAAATCCACTCCAAAATAGCAATCAATCTTTTCAATAAAAATATCGTCTATAAATACATTAAAGCTTCCCATTTCTTTACTGATTCGGCCATAACAACGTGCCTGTGTACCAGAAAAAAAGAAAGCTGCCGAAGCTCCCTCATCAGTTGCCACCTGTTCGGCACCAAAATAAATACTCTTCCCCATTTTATTTTCACTCCAATTGCCTTTATATACAATCGAGAAGTCACTGTCATCAACTTTATTCCAAAATCTTGTTTCTTCTTCTGTACTAACAAGTAGCGCTTCATATTCTACTCTTGCATCACCTTCAACAGGAAACTTAATTTTATAAGTTTCATATGCCTTCAAAGCTTTAATATCAAACTGTTTAAGTAACTCTCTTTTTTGATTGAAGTATTTAAATATTTTCAATTTACAAGGAGCTGATTTTTTGAGGCCAAAGTTTTCTACTTCAGTATACAGAATACTATCTTTAATTTTTATAGGTAAGGTTACTAAAGACGCTGGGTCTTCTCTATATTGAGGCAGTAAAGCATAGCCAAATACAACTTCTCCAGTCATAGCTCTACCCAGTATTTTTAAATCATAATTTGAACTGCCGATTTCTGAACCGTCCCATATAAAAGTCACTTCCAAATCACCTTTAACTACCTTCGACGCTACAGGCTTCAACCCTCCTCCAAAATTCACCGCTTCGGATACGCCTAATCTCAAGGACTCTATATCTATTGTATCGGCAGGGTTATAATCTTTCTCTGCTTTGATTCTTATTTTTACTTCCTGTGTATTAGACGTTATTATATCAGTGTTAACTATCTCTATCAAACGCTCGGTAAGGAGTGGCAATATCACCTGTTTAGAATTATGTTGATCGTTACCAAGATCGAGATGCTTTTCCACATCAATAACGGCCAAAGAAAGATTTGTAGCCCTCCCAAATTCGTCCTGAACAACCTTAGGACGTTCAAATTTGCACCATTCGTTAACTGTGCCATCAGAATATCGAAACACGGATTTATCGTACGGTTCACCAGGCTCTATATTCCAGTTGATGCCATCTAAAGAACGCATATAAACGGATTTTTTATCTACTGCATGATTAAATATGACATGGTACTGATAACGGCTTTTCCAAATAACGGGATCCTCAGGGTAACCACTATATCGGTCATAATTACGCGATGAAACAATTTCATAAGGTCCAGTAATTTTCGTTTTTGAAATCATGACGTCTCCCCGTTTGGTAAAAAATAAGAAACTGCCATCCTTACGTTGCAAACCCGTAAGATTGGTATACAAATGTGTTAGTCCTTTGTGTCCCCTCTGGTCTATTTTAATTTTTCCCTGAAGTTCCCAAGGTCCATTAAATTTTTTCGAGGTATACATATTTCCTTTACTTACATGTAACAGATATGTTCCATCATTTAATTCAATTACCTCAGGATTATGGGCTAATGGAAGTATGGTTCCGGTTACTTTATATGGCCCCAGAACACTGTTGGCGACAGCATGAGCCACTTCTGATTTAGGCCAACCCCAATGCCCCGTTGCTTCGCGCCATCGGGCAATAGCAATATGATATTTACCGTCTTTTCCCAAAATTGGGTTCCCTCCCCAATAGCTCCATTCTACCCCTTCTACACCATTATCCAAATCCCTAGGTAAAACATTGTCATTACCCCAAATATTGTCACCCATGAGTTTTTTAGTAATTGGAATAGGAAGTATCAGGTCCTTAAAACTTCCACCCTCAACAATATTAACGGATTGAGGTGTCCCTTGAGACAGACCAGTTAATGTGCCAAACATATATAAGCAAATAACAATTGTGTATTTAAATATCATCCTTTTATAATTTTTTTTATTTCTAACTGTAGAATCTTCATTCTTTATAAAAGCAACATGATTTGCTCTATTCTACTCATCTCTGTTAAATGAAGTGAAAGGCAAAACCTTTAATATTTCTTCTGCTTCTAAACGTTTTATCAAGTATTAATTTTTTTCTATAACACCTTTAATTCTAGGAAACTCATCATCTGTATCGCCAATCTCTTCCCTTGTCTCAAAAAGTTCAATTTTTAGCTCATTGATAATCGGAGCATATTCAAGATTAGCATATTGATTTATCATTTCGTTGGGATCTTTTTCCAAATCATAGAATTCCCATGCTGCCGGCGTACTTTTCCAATACCGATTGCCATCTTTTCCACTAACTCGTTTCTTGTCGTGAATATTAGTATAGTCAACACCATAAAAGAATATGAGCTTATATTTTTTTGTCCGAATTCCAAAATGTGCAGGATTGTTATGACCATGAGCCATGTGCATCCAATAACGATAATATGTTGCTTTGCGCCACTCTGCAGGTTCATTTTGGCCTTTTAAGGCGCCAACAAAACTGCGTCCCTGCATATAATTGGGTGTTTGTACTCCTGCTATTTCCAATAATGTGGGTGCATAATCGGTGTTATTAATTAGCCAATCATTGTGCGTGCCAGGCTTGATCATTTTAGGATAATGTACTATAAGCGGCATTCGTATTGATTCATCATACATCCAACGTTTATCAATAAAATCATGTTCGCCCAAAAACATTCCCTGGTCGCTGGTGTAAACAATAATGGTATTCTCCGTTAAATCATTTTCTTCGAGATAATCCAATATGCGTTGAAGGTTGTCATCAATTCCTTTTACACATCTTAAGTATTCCTTTAAGTAAAACTGATAGGAATAGTGCGTTAATTCTTTATCTGTAAGTTCTTTTTTCCCTAGTAGTTCTTGAATTTTGGATTTGTAATATCTTGAAAGATTCCTCTTGTCCGGCTGAGGAGAGATAGTAGAGCCTATGACTCTCACGAGCGAATCGTTTATTCCGCGTGTTCCTATAGAACCCCAATTCTCACTTGGTTGATTGTAAAGGTTTTGTGGTTCAGGAATCTCAACACTAGCTAAATAATCCTTATACCTGTCAGCATAGACAAACATGCCATGTGGCGCTTTAAAATGATGCATCAGAAAAAAAGGTTTACTCTTATCTCGCTTATTTTCCAGCCAATCCAAGGAAATATCGGTCAAAACATCAGAGGAGTGCCCTTCCGTGTCAATTACGTCAACCTCTTTCTCCAAGGTACTATCAAAGCGAATCTTCCTCTTTTTTCCTCCTTCACTTACATGTATAACAGGGTTCATGTACCTGCCTTGCCCAGCTATAACCGCAAAATAGTCTGTGTATTGAGGTGAAGTGTGAAGATGCCATTTTCCCACAACGGCCGTATTATATCCCGCCTGTTGTACTTCTTTTAGCAAATAGTGTTTTTCCCTGGGTAAACCTGTATATAGATCATAAGCTTTATTTACGTGGGAATACTGCCCAGTCATTATGGTTGCCCTACTCGGAGTACAAATAGAATTGGTACAATATACATTTTCAAAAACCATCCCGTTTTGAGCTAATTTATCCAGATTCGGAGTAGGATCGAGGGACGCTAACCTTCCCCCATAAGTTCCAATAGCCCGGTCGCAATGGTCATCGGCCATAATGTAAACGATGTTGGGTCTTTCTTGCCCCCTAGCACCATTAAAACTAATTGTGATAAAAAATATTAACGTTAAAAATGTTTTCATATATGATAGGTCTTTATTCCTCATAGTGCTAGGTTTTCCTTTGTCACTTCGTTTAGGTCCCGTGCACCGGTTTATTGCCATTTATGACTATTTAAAAGTTTCGTTAATTCTTGTATCTTTTGTGACCTAGATTTAATAAGATTCCTTTTTTCATACGGGTCGTCACTTAAATTAAATAAGGCGACCGGCTCATTCCTTTGAAATATCAACTTCCAATCCTTATTACGGATAGCAAAATGGCCCGCAGACGATAACATTACCAAGGAATGACGGACTTCCTTGCCTTTAAGCATGGTCGGTAAAATATTGTAGCTGTCCTCACCTCCTTCGTTACTATACGATATGTTCAACATTTCCGAAAAAGTCTTATGAAGATCCAATAAACAAACCAGATTGTCATTTACCTGTCCTCCTCTTATTTTTGCGGGCCATCTCATTATCAAAGGCACACGATGACCACCTTCATATACCCCCCCTTTAAAACCTCTTAAATCACCGCAGCTTTTATGCCCATAGTCTTTGCCATCATCGCTCACTTTAACGGCGCCATTATCACTAGTTACAATTAGTACGGTATTTTCGTTTATTTTCAATGCTTCAAGTACCTTCATTATTTGACCTACTGTCCAATCAAACTCTGCCACCATATCACCACGCTCGCCTGCCTCACTTGTTCCTTTTATAAAATCAGGCGGCGTGCATGGTCTGTGTGGAGAAACCGTCGGTAAATAAAGAAAAAATGGTTGCCCAGGATTCTGTTTTGTTGATTTTGTTATAAAGTCAACTGCTTTTTGCGTCAAATCAGGACCGACCTTTCTTGGATCCCAACCCTTAACCATCCAACCTTCATGAACTTCAACTGCAGACACCCCAGGATAAATTGTATCCTTTGCTTTTCTCCAAATAGTTGGAACTCCAACGGTATAATCATTTTCTATATAACAAAAAGGCTCCATATTATGTCCAGCTCCAGAAACAAAGGCATAGTCGAACCCTAAGTAATTAGGTCCATTATAAATAGGCGTGCTAAAATCTACATCCCTTGTTCCATGCCTTCCTTTCTCATGATGTGTTTTGGGTTTCACAAAATCTATATTCTGTTTTCGGAGAAAATTCATACCCAAATGCCACTTCCCTACAACTCCTGTTGTATAACCAGCTTTTTGAAAGACATCGGCTAGAGTAGTTTCTTCTTTATGTATTAAAGGGTTGTCATACCCCGACCATGAAACTTTCTTCTTTAGCCGACTTCTCCAGCTATACCTCCCCGTCAATAATGCATAACGAGATGGCGTACAAGCTGAAGCTGCAGTGTGTGCATCTGTAAAACGTATGCCCTGTTTACTTAACGCATCCATATTTGGCGTAGGGATTTTTGATTCAGGGTTATAACATTTTGGATCACCATAGCCCATATCATCCGCCATAATCACAATGACGTTGGGTGGTTTATTTTGATTTGTTTGAGCACTTGTTGATAATGTAAAAAAACACAGAAGGAGTGTCATTACAGAAAGTATAAAACTAGTTTTCATTAAAGAGCTTACTAAAGGTTTTTATTTTTTTTTCTTGTATATCCCTTTCTTTATTCGCTTTATCATATGTTGATTTTAAATTACTGAGATTTACAAAGTTTAACTGATGATTTGGATTTTTGATAGGAAATTCCGCCTCCATATCATTGAGCTCGTATTGAAGGGTTTTTGCTAATTCTTTGACTTTCCATGGAATTCTATCCGACAAATCGTTTTGCTCCGATGGATCCTCCTTCAAATTAAATAATAAATAGCCCCCTGCTTCATCGTTATAAAAACGAATCAATTTATAATCGCCCTCTATTATTGATGAAAAAGGACTGGTACTTCCTGTATAATGAGGATAATGAAACACTAACTGGCGTTTGTCCACAACTACCTGCCCCCTCAAAACCGAAAGAAAACTTTCGCCGTCCATATTCTGTCCCGATTCCAGTTTTATACCAGCTATGTCCAAAAATGTCGGATAAAAATCCATACCAATAACACGTTTTTTTGATTTTCTCCCTGGTTTTATCATTGCTGGCCATTTAACAATTAGTGGGACTCTCATAGCTCCCTCAAACGAATAACTTTTGCCTCCCAACAAAGGGTAATTTGATGTACTATTGTTTAAGCCTCCATTATCCGAGGTAAAGATGACCAGCGTATTATTTTCAATTCCGAGTCTTTTCAGTTCAGTATTAATTCGCCCAATACTCTCATCTACAGAAACCAGCATGGCCGCATACTCTGGATTATCTTGATCCGTGGTAGCTTTATTTTTAAACCTTTTCACCAATGCAGGTTTTGCCTGTATTGGATTGTGCACCAAATAATGGGAAAGGACAACCATAAATGGTTTTTTTGAGTTTTTTCGAATAAAATCAATGCACTCATCGGTTAAAGCATCTGCAACATACTTATCGTTTTCAAGATTGTGCAATCCAACTCCGTAAGGTTTAAATGTTTCCCCCCAATGACCCGAAACTGCGGTTGGCACATGTTTATTTCTGTATCCAATGGCCACTTCAAAAAGTTATTTACCATATTTTCTTCATTTACCCAATAACGTCCGTTTATCATTTACTCTTTGAGGAGGTTTAGATAACAAAACCTGTACAGATAAACTAGAGATTACCTTTTGTAAAAGGAAACCACAAACGTCAGACTTACAAGTTTGTATAACCCAAAGTTGGAAATGGGAGGATAATCATTTAAGTAGCAAATAACACGACTAATATCCAGGGTTCTGTTCCAACGTAGCCTCGGTATTTCTTTCAATTTCCTTATTTGGTATTGGCCATAAATTTTGCGTATCATTTATTGGATTAGAAGAGTAAAAACCGTTATGCATAGGGTTGTATATTCTTACCCTTTCCACTAGTTTGTTCATTCTCATTAGAGTAAGTAATCTAAACTCTTCAATGAAAAGCTCTCTTGCCCGCTCGTCAAGTATGGTATTTAAATCAACTTCACTAGCCGTTATCTGATCAGCATTGGCTCTGAACCTTAGCGCATTGATATCATTGGCGGCATTTTCAGAATCCCCATTTAAATAGTATGCTTCCGCCCTTAACAAGTAGGTTTCGGCCAACCTCATAAGATATCTATCCCTAAAGCTTGATCTAGCTCCATTATTGGTAGCTCCTGTCTCAGGGTCAGAAATGACATCGTCGGGAAAATTTCCGATGGGTGCGCTTTTAGCAAAAATCGCACTCCAATCACCATTTAATTCATTTGAAGCCCCCTCAATTGCACCACTTGCAACCATCATTTGACCAAAGAACGCAGAATTGGGGTTGTCAACTTCTAAATCTCTAATAATGTTAAAATCAGAATTCCTGATATCATTGTTAGAATTAACCCAAATCTGGTTTAACATATAATCCGATGCTACCCACCATCCGATTCCTCTACCACCATTTTGACTAGAATGTCCAAAAAATACATTATCTCCGTTTACATCTTGCAACTGCCAATATTGAGGCACAAGAAATCTAGCCAGATCATCCGGAGCTCCGCCTCCTGGAGCCAAATGTTCATATTGACTAGCCCAAATTGTTTCCGTATTACCGCTTCCCCTATTAACATTTCCTATTTGAAAAAGGTCCCAAAAAACATCACCTGGTTCAGAAATCCTGCTTCCAAACCGACTAGTCATTAATTCAAAATTGGGATTATCGATAACAGAAGTAGCATGCACAATCGCCTGATTATAATCTCCAAGCATAATATGCACCTCCGTCAAAAGATGATTCGCAGCTGCCTTTGAAACCCTACCATCCTGTTTTACATTATTTATATCAGGAAGATTTGCGGCAGCTTCGTTAAGATCTATCAAAACTTGCTGAAGTACTTCATCTCTTGATGCTCTAACAAAATCGCGTTTCGGAGTAGTTATTTCCTCAAGACTTATCGGTACCCCTCCATACATAATGGCTAAAGTTCTATATGCATAGGCTCTAAAAAATTTGGCCTCGGCTAATTGACTCAATTTCTCTTGCTCGCTTTGATATTCTACATATTCAATTCTATCGATTATTGTATTCGCATTTGATATAATTTTATACAAACTATCCCACCAAAAACCTATATCAGCGGCTTCGGGTGTAACGTTATCAGCCCATGAATTTAGTCTATGGGTAGTAGAAATAGCATCGTAAGCAACATCCGTAAGATAGTACATAGCCCATGTAGGTGCAGCACTAGCGTAAAATGCTGTATGAATATCTTCATATAACTTAACTACTGCCAAATCAATTTGGTCAGGAGTTGTATAGGAGTTTTCAGGCGAATAAAAGTCATAGACTTTTTCTTCCAGAAATTTATCTTCGTTGCATCCAACCAAAATACTTATGAACGCAAAAATGACTATCAAAAATTTTATATTATTCATTTATTTTTTTCTTAAAATTGAACATTTAGGCCTAAAGTGTAGCTTCTTAACAAAGGACTGGTAGGAGCAAATCCAACACCGGTTTCCGGGTCACTTCCATTCCACTTGGTCCAGGTAACCAAGTTTTTCCCACTAAGAAATAAACTAGCACTATTTATATGTATTTTTTCTAAAATGTCTGCAGGCAAAGCATATTTGAAAGTAACATCTTGTAACCTCACAAAGTTTCTTTGAGTCAAAGGATCCCCGCCGTATTGAGAAGCAGTGTCAAGTCTACGATACTTTGCCTCCGGATTTTCTGGCATCCAATAGTCCCATGCTCCACTAGGAACATTACTATAGCTCAATTGATCAGATTTACTTAAACTATTTTGTGCATGAGGAGTATCATTTCCATAAAAATAATCCTTTCCACCTTGTATTGAATTAATGAAAAAATAAGTGCTGAAGTTTTTATAAGTAATAGTATTTCCAATGCCAAAATTATATGAAGGGTCTCTATAATTAAGTATTTTTCTATCGTCCAAAGAATTGATTTCTCCATCATTATTTAAATCAGCCAGTTTGTAGGTTCCTGGTAAAAATCCCTGCCATATATTTCCATTAGCCTCATCCTCTAGCTGCCACATTCCGATTATTTCATAACCATAGTTAACATTTTGTGGTTCACCAATAAATAATTGGTTCCCAATTAAATCATCCTCTACCCCATCTCCATCATTGTCAGCTCCCAGTATAGACTCTATCTTATTTCTAACCCTGTTGAAATTAAATGAAGTATTCCAATTAAATTTGTCTTGGTTAATTATGTCTAAATTTAACGTAAGTTCCACCCCTGAATTAGATACTTCCGCAACATTTGAATTTATCGTTTCAAAACCTGTAATTTCTGGGAGTGATATTTGATATAAAATATTTTCGGTCTTATTTGTATAGTAGTCTACGGTACCATTTACCCGAGAGTCAAATAAGCCAAAATCAAATGCAAAATTAGAACCTGTTGTTGCTTCCCAGGCAAGATCAGGATTTGAAAGACTTATCGGCTCTTGTCCCAAAAAGGTTTGACCTCCATCTCCAAAAACTACACTGGGTGAAACATTAGTCTCTGACAAGGTATCGTATCTACCTAAGCCCCGTCTACCAGATTTTCCATAACTCACTCTTAATTTCAAATAGTTCATCCAGCTAGAGTCATTTACAAAATCTTCATTAGTTATAACCCAACCCAATGCAGCCGAAGGAAAAACTGCAATTTTATCATTTGCTCCAAAACCGGAAAAACCATCCCTCCTAATTGTTCCTGTAAAAAAATATTTATTTTGATAGTTATAAAGGAGTCTTCCCATTTGATAGATACTAGTCTCCGCCTCTTTAGTTGAAGACACCTCATTGAGCGTTGGGTCTCCTGCACTAAGGTTATTATAGCCTAAAAGGTCTAAACTAAAGTTTGATGCTGCAGCCAACGTACTTGAAAGCTGTCTTTTTTCTACTCCGTATACAAGTGTAGCATTAACATTATGATCATTGTTGAACGTCTTTGTATAATTCAGGATATTATCAAATGTCCAATCTCTATTCTTTGAATGATCTTTTGATCCGCTACCTTGAAAATTAGCAGCAGAAGGATCAAACCGGGACTGATCTGTGGTTCGGTAATTATTTGCATAGTTGAGTTTATATGAGAGACCATCTATGGGCAATTGTAAATTAGCATAAAGAACATTTGATAAATTGTAGCGAATATCAGAATCATCAATTTCAAGAGCTAAAAAGGGATTCAGCCATTGACCTTCCGGGTTTGGAATCAGTTCTCCGTTATCATCTCGAATAGGAGCCCAAGGCTGAAGGTTAAAATAGGCATTTTGATAATTTGCTGCCTGTCCGGAATAATCGCTCACTGTCATAAAAGTCTGAGTTCCTATCGTCAACCAATTATTTATTTTAGCGTCAAGATTAACCCTGAAATTATATCTCTCATATTCATCCCCTTGAATAAATCCTTCTTGGTCGGTAACCCCTAACGAGATAAAATATCCCAATGCATCACTTTTACCCTGAATACTAAGATTGTGTGATTTAATTGCTCCACTGCCTGTCAATAAATCAAACCATGGCGTATCAATTCCATCCTCATACCCTTGTCTAATTTCATTAGTCTTTAGATTAGTTGTAAAATCATAATCAGGATTCGTGTTTAAATAATCTGGGGCTATCCTACCTCCTTGTGCCCAAAAAATATCTGGATAAAATTGTTCATACTCAGCAGCATTCATTGGTTCAAACCTATTCGATGGGGTTTGAACAGTATAACTTGTAGAGTAATTAATCTTTGGTTTGCTCAAAGAAATTCCTCCGCCTTTACTAGTAATAACAATAACACCGTTGGATGCCTGTGATCCATAGATTGCCGTAGAACTAGCATCCTTTAATATATCAACACTTTTTATGTCTGCAGGATTAATATCTATTAAATTTCCTCTATAAATAATACCATCAAGAACAATCAACGGTTGATTATCGCCTTCACTGTTTGATAGACTATTTTGTCCTCTTATTGTTAGTGAAGGATTGTCTCCTGCATTTGTTACTGCCCCTACATTTAATCCAGCGATGGACCCTTGTAGAGCTTGAATGATAGAAACATTTGATGTTTCCTCTGCGTTTTTCAAGTCCGCACTTGCGACCGCTCCGGTTAAATCACTCTTTTTTGCTGTTCCGTACCCAATCACAACTATTTCATCCAAATTTGCAGTATCCTCTTCAAGAATAATTTCTATGGTTTTAGTAGTTTCCGCAGCAACTTCCTTAGAGGCAAAGCCTACATAAGACACTAACAATATTGCATTTTCATTTTGAATTTTAATTGAGAAGTTACCATCAAAATCTGTTGTCACACCATTCGTTGTCCCTTGTTCTATAATACTGGCCCCTGGCAGAGGCTGTCCAAAAGAATCTGAAACCTTACCTGACACAATCAATGATTGCATCTTTTCATCAGACCCAGTCTTACCAATTATTGTTATTATGTTCCCATTGACATCTAGTGTAACCCCTCCGTATAAAACACACATTTTCAACAACTTGCCTGCCCTAATAGTACCTTTATTCACCTGTACTTTAGGTACATCTTTAAAAAAACCTTCTGGATAAATAAAACTGTAATCGGTTTGACTACCTAATAAATCAAATACCTCGTCTACAGACAAAGTTTGACTTTTGTCTATGTGAATTTTTGCATTCTGTGAAAAAATTTCATTAGAAGTAAATCCAAAAACAGTCGAACAGAGCAGGAAAATGAATGTCCTCATGATTAATTTTAATAGGTTTTTCCGGTTAGGAAAAAGGTGGTTGGTATACTTAATTTTCATAAATTTGAGTATCTATTGGTTAATATTTCTTAATCAATTTTTCTAAAAGGGGATAAAAGTGCAGTACTGTCCAGGTCTAAACTTTATTCCCTTTATTTTATAATAATTTTTTCATCGTTTATTTCATAAGCTTCTATTTTACTTGTTATTAAAATACTGTTTAATATTTCTTCTAAAGATTCCTCTTTTCTTAATACACCATTAAATTTCAACGAAGCGATTTCCGATTTTGAAAATTCGAAATCCACATCATACCATCGTGACAAAACCTTTGTAATCTCCCCTAATGTCTTTCCTTTGAAGTTAAAAAGTCCTCTCTTCCAAGATATCTCGCGTTGAACATCCACATGATGAACACTAATGGATTTATTTTCAAGATTTAAAACGGATTGCTCACTCGGAGCAAGAACTTTCTT is from Zobellia galactanivorans and encodes:
- a CDS encoding SusC/RagA family TonB-linked outer membrane protein; its protein translation is MRTFIFLLCSTVFGFTSNEIFSQNAKIHIDKSQTLSVDEVFDLLGSQTDYSFIYPEGFFKDVPKVQVNKGTIRAGKLLKMCVLYGGVTLDVNGNIITIIGKTGSDEKMQSLIVSGKVSDSFGQPLPGASIIEQGTTNGVTTDFDGNFSIKIQNENAILLVSYVGFASKEVAAETTKTIEIILEEDTANLDEIVVIGYGTAKKSDLTGAVASADLKNAEETSNVSIIQALQGSIAGLNVGAVTNAGDNPSLTIRGQNSLSNSEGDNQPLIVLDGIIYRGNLIDINPADIKSVDILKDASSTAIYGSQASNGVIVITSKGGGISLSKPKINYSTSYTVQTPSNRFEPMNAAEYEQFYPDIFWAQGGRIAPDYLNTNPDYDFTTNLKTNEIRQGYEDGIDTPWFDLLTGSGAIKSHNLSIQGKSDALGYFISLGVTDQEGFIQGDEYERYNFRVNLDAKINNWLTIGTQTFMTVSDYSGQAANYQNAYFNLQPWAPIRDDNGELIPNPEGQWLNPFLALEIDDSDIRYNLSNVLYANLQLPIDGLSYKLNYANNYRTTDQSRFDPSAANFQGSGSKDHSKNRDWTFDNILNYTKTFNNDHNVNATLVYGVEKRQLSSTLAAASNFSLDLLGYNNLSAGDPTLNEVSSTKEAETSIYQMGRLLYNYQNKYFFTGTIRRDGFSGFGANDKIAVFPSAALGWVITNEDFVNDSSWMNYLKLRVSYGKSGRRGLGRYDTLSETNVSPSVVFGDGGQTFLGQEPISLSNPDLAWEATTGSNFAFDFGLFDSRVNGTVDYYTNKTENILYQISLPEITGFETINSNVAEVSNSGVELTLNLDIINQDKFNWNTSFNFNRVRNKIESILGADNDGDGVEDDLIGNQLFIGEPQNVNYGYEIIGMWQLEDEANGNIWQGFLPGTYKLADLNNDGEINSLDDRKILNYRDPSYNFGIGNTITYKNFSTYFFINSIQGGKDYFYGNDTPHAQNSLSKSDQLSYSNVPSGAWDYWMPENPEAKYRRLDTASQYGGDPLTQRNFVRLQDVTFKYALPADILEKIHINSASLFLSGKNLVTWTKWNGSDPETGVGFAPTSPLLRSYTLGLNVQF